The genomic window GCGCGGCGGCCGACTCCAGGGCGGCGTCGCGCGCGGTGCGCGCCGCGAGGTACGCGGTGTAGTTGCCGGCCCATTCGGTCAGGATGCCGCGATCCAGTTCGGCGATGCGATTGCAGACGCGATCCAGGAAGCGGCGGTCGTGGGAGACGACGACCACGGTGGACTCGAGGCCCAGGAGATAGCCCTCGAGCCACTCGATGGCCAGCAGATCGAGGTGGTTGGTCGGCTCGTCCAGCAGGAGCGCGTCTGGCCGGCTGAGGAGCAGCCGCCCGAGCGCCGCGCGCATCTGCCAGCCGCCTGAAAACGTGGAGAGGGGACGTTCGAGGTCGCCGGGCCGGAAGCCCAGCCCGGAGGCCACGCGCCCGATCTGCGCCTCAGCTTCGTAGCCGCCGCCGAATTCGAAGCGTTCGGCCAGGCGCGCCTGCTCCTCGACCATGGCGTCGAGGGCCGGGCCGGGCGACGTGGCGGCCATCCGCTCGCCCAGGGCGGCCAGTTCCTTGCCCAGCGCCCGGATGCTCTCCAGGGCGTCCCAGAGCACGTCATGGAGCTTGCGATCGCCCAGATCCGGCGGTTCCTGCGCCAGGTAGCCCACCTTGGTGCTACGCGGCACGTCCACCGTTCCCTCGTCGGCATCCTCGCGGCCGCACAGCAGCTTGAGCAGCGTGGACTTACCCGCGCCGTTGGCGCCGATCAGCCCCACGCGGTCGCCCGGCCCCGCCCGCCAGTCGACGGCGTCGAGGATCCGCCGGCCGCCGTAGTACTTCGCGACCCGGGAGAGGACGATCACCATCCCATGATACGGACGAAGGCTGTCAGGGGATGTGACACCGCGTAAGATCGTGTGATCCCATGACGAATCCAACGGCTTTACCGGCACTACTGCACGAGCCCTTCGCCGGGCAAGGATGCCCGGCGGATCGTCACGGACGGCACTGCGGGGGGGCTCGGGGGGGCGGCACCCCCCCGCGGAGGCTCTGATGCCAAGTGATAGGCAGGGCAGCCTGTTCTCGCCCACCACCGAAGCCGGCGTGCCCAGGGACGCGCCCCTGGCCCACCGCATGCGGCCCCGCAGCCTGGACGAGATTCTCGGCCAGGACCACATCCTGGGGCCCGGGCGGCCGCTGCGGCGGCTCATCGAGTCGGATCGCCTGCCCACGCTGATCCTCTGGGGACCGCCCGGCACGGGCAAGACGACGCTCGCCATGGTGGTGGCCCGCACCACGCGCCAGCACTTCGTGCCATTCAGCGCCGTCACCGGCGGCCTGCCCGAATTGCGCAAGATTCTCGACGAGGCCCGCAAGGCCCGCCGGACGGGCGAACGCACCATCCTGTTCCTCGACGAGATCCACCGGTTCAACAAGGCTCAGCAGGACGCCCTGCTGCCGCACGTGGAGGACGGCACGATCACCCTCATCGGCGCCACCACCGAGAACCCGTCGTTCGAGGTCAACCCGGCGCTGCGGAGCCGGGCGCGGATCCTCACGCTGCGCCTGCTGGATACCGCCCACATCCGGCGTATCCTCGAGACGGCCCTGGTGGACGCCGACCGCGGCCTCGGCCTGGCGCCGGACGCCCTGAGCGCCGAAGTGCTGGACGCGCTGGTGACGTACTCGGGCGGCGACGCCCGCACCGCCCTGTCGGCGCTCGAATCCGCGGTGCAGACGAATGCCGCGACGGCCGCCGACGTGCAGGACCTCCTGCAGAAGCAGGCGGCGCCCTACGACAAGGCCGGCGAGAACCATTTCGACGTCGTCTCGGCCCTAATCAAGTCCATCCGCGGCTCGGATCCGGACGCCGCATTGCACTACCTGGCGCGGATGATCGAGGGGGGCGAGGACCCGCTCTTCATTGCCCGCCGCCTGGTGATCGCCGCCGCCGAGGACATCGGCAACGCCGATCCCCGCGGCCTGATGATCGCGACGGCCGCGATGCAGGCCGTCCACCAGATCGGCATGCCCGAGGGCCGCATCCCGCTTGCGCAGGCAACGGCCTACCTCGCGTCCACCTACAAGAGCAACGCGGCGTACCGCGCCATCGACGCCGCCCTGGCCGACCTGCGCGAGCACCCCGCGCCACCG from Candidatus Tanganyikabacteria bacterium includes these protein-coding regions:
- a CDS encoding replication-associated recombination protein A → MPSDRQGSLFSPTTEAGVPRDAPLAHRMRPRSLDEILGQDHILGPGRPLRRLIESDRLPTLILWGPPGTGKTTLAMVVARTTRQHFVPFSAVTGGLPELRKILDEARKARRTGERTILFLDEIHRFNKAQQDALLPHVEDGTITLIGATTENPSFEVNPALRSRARILTLRLLDTAHIRRILETALVDADRGLGLAPDALSAEVLDALVTYSGGDARTALSALESAVQTNAATAADVQDLLQKQAAPYDKAGENHFDVVSALIKSIRGSDPDAALHYLARMIEGGEDPLFIARRLVIAAAEDIGNADPRGLMIATAAMQAVHQIGMPEGRIPLAQATAYLASTYKSNAAYRAIDAALADLREHPAPPVPLHLRNAPTRLMESLGYGAGYVYPHDEPGNFAAGQTYWPAGMTPRRYYQPTENGEEARIRKRLEDWSARRGEASDNA